GATGCTATGAATAAGGGCTTGAATAAAGCCACAGGAGATTATATTATTTTTATGAATTCAGGAGATTCGTTTTCAGCTCTTGACGTAGTGGAGAAGGTATTTGATAGCGAAGAAGGTGCGGATGTTTATTTTGGGGAAACAAATTTGGTGAATGAATCAGGCAATATTTTGGGAACACGTTCAGAGCTCTCCAGCCGGCAATTACCTGAAAAATTAACAGCAAATAGCATGTTAAAGGGAATGGTTGTTTGCCATCAATCTTTTTTTGTGCGCAGGTCATTGGCTCCTCAATATGATACAAAATATAGATGCAGCGCGGATGTATTATGGGTAGTGAGGTGTTTGAAAAAGGCAAATAAGATTGTGAACGTTCATATGAATGTCTCTAATTATTTGGTAGGAGGGTTTTCAATTTCAAACCAAAAAAAGAGCTGGAAAGAACGATTTGATATCTACATGAGCGAGTTTGGAGTGGTAAGGACTTTGACTGCCCACGTATTCATTACATTACGATATTTAGGTCATCGTTTATCAAAAAATAACAAGTATTAATGTTTGTTGAGATAAGGGGTGCA
The Aureibacter tunicatorum DNA segment above includes these coding regions:
- a CDS encoding glycosyltransferase family 2 protein; protein product: MKNLNIPKVSVVTIVYNNVNLIERTLRSVTGQTYSNIEYVVIDGASSDGTLEIIKKYSDRIATIVSEPDKGIYDAMNKGLNKATGDYIIFMNSGDSFSALDVVEKVFDSEEGADVYFGETNLVNESGNILGTRSELSSRQLPEKLTANSMLKGMVVCHQSFFVRRSLAPQYDTKYRCSADVLWVVRCLKKANKIVNVHMNVSNYLVGGFSISNQKKSWKERFDIYMSEFGVVRTLTAHVFITLRYLGHRLSKNNKY